One Ornithinicoccus hortensis genomic window, GGACGGATGCCTGGTGCCGTCAGGCCCCGACGCGGGCGGCCCGTCGGCCTCGGGTGTCGGCGTGAGTGTGCTGACCCAGGAGCCGGGGGGCCCAGTCGTGCTGCACGGGTCCCGGGACCCGGGGGAGGACGTGCGGACCTGGGGGGCCCAACTCCTCCCGATACCGGGCCAGGCCTCCGCCATCGCCATCGTCCCGGCCGATGCCGACCTCGCGGTGCTCCCGGGCGGCGACCCGGTGGAGGACCTCACGCCCGTCAGGGACGAGGACGGGACCGTGCTCGCCGCGGTGGCCCGGTCGCCGTACCCGGACGACCAACCTCCCGCGGCCGTCCTCTGGCGGGCCGGCGAGATCTGGTCGCTGCAGTGGGTCTCGGCCGACGTGGTGGTCACCCCGGTCGCCGAGGGCGGGGCCGACCCCGGGGGCCGCGCCGGAAGCGGCACCCCCACCCCCACCCCGGCGTGGTCCTCACCTCCCCAACTGGTCCGGGCCGAGGGCGGTGGCGGGTGGTGGGCCTGGACGGGGACCTCGGTCGTGGCCAGCGGCCCGCGGGAGACCCCGGAGGGCCCCTGGGCCATTCAGCTGCCGGATGAGGGAGGCGACGTCGTCATCGGGTGGCTCCCGGAGGGGACCGAGGAGATCGCCGTCGACGGTCGGCCGCGGACCCTGCTCCCGGTGACGCAGACCGCCGGCCTGCCCCTGGACGGACTGCGACCCTTCATGACCGACGGGCCGGCCCAGCGGATCGAGGCCCTCGGGTCGGACGGTGCGCGGACGGAGGTGCCGATTCTCCCGGACGCCGCGACGGACTGACGCGGAGTTCCGGCACCGCCGCCGACCGCGTCAGCTCCGGGGCGGGACCACGCCCCAGCCGTCGGGGCCGTCGGACCCGGCCGGGTAGTCCTGCATCGGCACGGACCCCGCGCGCCAGGCCGCGAGGACCGGGTCGACGATCCGCCAGCAGTCCTCGGCGACGTCGCCGCGGATCGACAGCAGCGGGTCGCCGTCGAGGATGCCGGCGAGCACCTCGCCGTAGGGCAGCATCCGCGACTTGCCCAGCTCGGCCCGGATCACCTTCTGCTCCAGCTCGAACGGGTCGCCCTCGGCGTTCATCGACAGCACCACGTCCACCGCCCCGGGCTTGAGCTCCAGGATCAGCTGGTCCGGCTCGGTGCAGTCCTTGAGCCCGGTGGGGACGTGCCGCGGGGGCCGGAAGGTGACCACGACCTGCTTGGCCGGCTCGCGCAGCGCCTTGCCGCTGCGGAGCACGAAGGGCACCCCCGCCCAGCGGGCGTTCGCGACCTCGAGGACGACCTCGGCGAGGGTCTCGGTGTCGTTGGCCGGGTCGACGCCCTCCTCGTCGACGTAGCTGGGCACGTCGCGGTCCTCGCTGCGCCCGGCCGTATACCGTGCCCGCCGCGACGCGGTGGTGGGGTCCTCCCCCCACACCCGGGTCGCCCGGAGGACCTGCGCCTTCACCGACCGGACCTCGACCTCGTCCAGCGAGGCCGGCGCCTCCATCGCGAAGAAGGCGAGGATCTGCAGCAGGTGGGACTGGATCATGTCGACCAGGGCGCCCGCGCCGTCGTAGTAGCCGGCCCGGCCCTCCAGCGCCAGCGTCTCGTCGTAGGAGATGACGACCCGCTCGATGTGCTCCGCGGACCACATCGGCTGGAGCAGCCGGTTGGCGAACCGGATACCGATCAGGTTCAGGATCGTGTTGACCCCCAGGAAGTGGTCGACCCGGTGGATCCGGTCCTCGGGGACCAGCTTCAGCAGCTGGACGTTCAGCTCCTGGGCGGACTCCAGCTCGTGCCCGAACGGCTTCTCCAGGGCCAGCCGGGTGTCCTCCGGCAGCTCGAGCCGTTCGAGCAGGCCGCACACCTTCTGCGAGACCTGGGGCGGCAGCGCGAAGTACAGCACCAACGGCCCGCCCAGCCCGTCGAGCAGCCCGGCGAGCTGCTCCTGCTCCAACAGGTCGGCCTGGACGTAGCGGGCGTCGGCCGCGACCTCCGCCGCGGCGTCCTCGGGCACCCCGGCCCCGGTGAAGGCCTCGGTCACCTTGGCCCGCCACCCGGCGTCGTCCAGCTCGGCCCGGTCGACGCCGACCACGTGCACGCGGCGGTCCGGTTCGACCGCCAGCAGGCTGGCCAGCCCGGGCAGCAGGAGGCGGCTGGTGAGGTCACCGGAGGCGCCGAGGATGACGAGGGTGGTGGGGTCGCTCATGGGTCTCATCCTGACATTTCCGGAAGTTTCCCGCTGGGCGGCCGGCGGCACCCTGCCGACCTGCTGAATCACAAGAATTTCGTGACTCATCTCACACGGTTCTCGTGCAACACTCCCGCAGCAGGCCCTGTGGCAGAACACCTTTGGGACTTGCGCGGTCCACTCAAACCGGGTTTCACTCGACGGGCGCTAGCCCCTGGCGCAAGCCCCCTTGTTGCTCCCGACCCTTGGATCAGTGATGACCCGCAACCGCTCCCGCCTGTCCACCTCCCTGCTCGCCGCCGCCGTGGCGGTGCCCCTGCTGGCCACCGCGCCGGCGACGGCCGCGCCCGCAGCGCCGGCCGCGGGCGCCTCGGTCGCCGCGGTAACGCCGGCCACCAGCCCGCTGGCGGCCGAGGAGATGACCCCGGACGGCAAGATCACCCGTTACGTCACGAAGCCCGCCAAGCTGCGCAAGGGCCCCGGCACCAACTACGCGGCCCTGGGGACCTACCGGGTCGGCGCGAAGATCACCGGCTACCGCACCGGCAACGGGTGGATCAAGATCGCCGAGCAGCGCTACGTGTCCGAGTGGCTGACCTCCGCCACCCCGCCGTCCACCGGCGTCACCGGCGAGACGGTGCTCACCGAGGGCCGCAAGTACTTCGGCATCATGTACAAGTACGGCGGCAACACCCCGGCCGGCTTCGACTGCTCCGGCTACACCCAGTACGTCTACGGCCAGCTGGGCTACACGCTGCCCCGCACCGTGGCGGCGCAGAAGGCCAAGGCCACCCCGGTCAGCTCGCCGCAGAAGGGCGACCTGGTCTTCTGGGGCAGCTACCACGTCGGCATCTACGCCGGCAACGGCTACGTCTACGACTCGGGCAAGCCCGGCCTGCCGGTGCAGAAGCGCAAGATCTGGTCCGGCGTCAGCGGCTACGGACGGGTCCTCTGACCCGGACCTGACCCCGGGTCCCGCCGACCCGAGGATCCCCGGTATGCCGTGCGCTGGCCACGGGTGGTCAGCGCCACGTGGTCAGCGCCTGGCTCCCCAGTAGGTCCGCGCGTGGTGGGTGAACGCGACCGCGAGCGCCCGTGCCGCCAGCACGAAGGCGAACAGGAACAGCGTGGCACCCAGCAACGGGTAGAGGGCGACGCCCTCGCTGACCTCCGGCCCCCGGTCGGCCGCCAGGACGAGCAGGATGCC contains:
- a CDS encoding glucose-6-phosphate dehydrogenase codes for the protein MSDPTTLVILGASGDLTSRLLLPGLASLLAVEPDRRVHVVGVDRAELDDAGWRAKVTEAFTGAGVPEDAAAEVAADARYVQADLLEQEQLAGLLDGLGGPLVLYFALPPQVSQKVCGLLERLELPEDTRLALEKPFGHELESAQELNVQLLKLVPEDRIHRVDHFLGVNTILNLIGIRFANRLLQPMWSAEHIERVVISYDETLALEGRAGYYDGAGALVDMIQSHLLQILAFFAMEAPASLDEVEVRSVKAQVLRATRVWGEDPTTASRRARYTAGRSEDRDVPSYVDEEGVDPANDTETLAEVVLEVANARWAGVPFVLRSGKALREPAKQVVVTFRPPRHVPTGLKDCTEPDQLILELKPGAVDVVLSMNAEGDPFELEQKVIRAELGKSRMLPYGEVLAGILDGDPLLSIRGDVAEDCWRIVDPVLAAWRAGSVPMQDYPAGSDGPDGWGVVPPRS
- a CDS encoding C40 family peptidase, producing MTRNRSRLSTSLLAAAVAVPLLATAPATAAPAAPAAGASVAAVTPATSPLAAEEMTPDGKITRYVTKPAKLRKGPGTNYAALGTYRVGAKITGYRTGNGWIKIAEQRYVSEWLTSATPPSTGVTGETVLTEGRKYFGIMYKYGGNTPAGFDCSGYTQYVYGQLGYTLPRTVAAQKAKATPVSSPQKGDLVFWGSYHVGIYAGNGYVYDSGKPGLPVQKRKIWSGVSGYGRVL